Within Primulina tabacum isolate GXHZ01 chromosome 5, ASM2559414v2, whole genome shotgun sequence, the genomic segment AACCTGTACTGTTATATGATGATGTTTCTGCTTTGATCAAGCCAATGTCAAAATATTCTTTGATAATACTCTGCATATCATTTTGATCAACTATGTTCATTAGGATATGTTTGTATACGACAAATTAATATTCTTTGTCTTCTTTAATTTTAAGATTGCCTTGGAGTTAGTTATTTTCTCACTATATCAAGAAATCATATTGTAGTTTTTCAAAGACTCTGTAAGGTCTTGGAGACAATTGAGaccaattatttttataattgtcatcaaatttttttccCGATGATAATTTTGATGAGATTGATAGTTTTTTCATCGTCGgttaaatatttttgtattaCTTTGACCTTCCATTTTTGATATAATAAAAGTTTGGTACCAAAAGATGATGATAATCTGTCTCCCGCGATCCTATTGCTAAAATTGAATTGTTGTTATTCTAGAGTTTgaatatttgttttaatatttttcgATGTCATAagaatttcttcttgtttttaaaagatttattcaATTTTTCGTGGTACATGTTATAGCTGGTTTTCATAATTTTGTACTGTCTTTTGGATTCTCTAAAATCTCATGAGAGTTTAGAAGAATCGAGGATTGTTTCTAGAAATCTTGAATAATATATTACCTTAGTAATCTGATCCGTTTTTATTTGCTCTTgatatctaattttttttattagatttgcaaatattccaaaatattatacaaaaatataaaaataataaatctcgaATATATGttcaaattcataattttttaaaaatatatcatcTGAAACATTTAAattacataataataataaattaggtCTTCACCGTTCATGGgcctattaaaaaataaaattaacaagTTATTTTGGAAACATATTGAAAATATTTAGATCTGAAGGACATAATtgagtaaaatttaaaaattggaGGGATAATCggtatataaatattgaaagaCGAAATCAGGAATTAGCATAAACAACAGGATATAATACTGAATTATCCCCCAACATGCCTTcaaaaaattcaataatcaGCGTCATATAATAAAGAATAGAGGCCGGGATGGGGCGGCAGCAGGAGCAAGAGCAAGAAGATACTATGAAGAAGCAGTCCAAATCTTTGAAGACTAAAGCAGCGCATTTTGTATCTGATCTTACCACCGTTTTGCTCAACCCCATTTCCGATAAACCCTCCAAACCTCGCCCACCACCTCCGCCTCCTcatgtaaattcttcttctacttTTGTTTTCTGGGAAGTTCGGCTTTCTCATTTGGTGTTATGTTTgtaaatttgtttttttcccTTCAATTTCTTGTAGAATTGTTACCTGTTTGATCGTAATTTGTGGGATTCGATTCTGGTTATTATTTTTGGCTTGTGAATATATCTATCTTGAAGTTGATTGTTAGGGTTTTATGGTGGCTTTGTGTCTGTGGTTGATTGTTAAGGTCTCAATATCTCCGTGCTGTTGGTATTTTGGAACATCAGTCTGTGTTGACTGGAGTTAAAAATCAGTGACTATGAACTTACAATAGGAAAGGGGGAGGGATGTTTTTAATTTAACTAACATTGTATTCTCTTAATTCATGGCGTCTGTATGTCATCCTAGTTGAATTATGTATCCGCCATGACTCTCCctcctttttttttcttaattttcgaTAGGATGATGCGGATGATAGTGAACATAGCCAGTCAGAATTGGAGGGTTATGTGGAATCTGTTGATGCTCCTGATACATCATCATTTACTGCATTTTTGTATTCTCTGTTAGCATCCTCCGAATCTCAGGATACCAGTGCCTTACGTGAAAAAAGTACTTCTCAAGATGATGAACTGAAGACACCATCCGAACCAATGAGAGAGAATTTCAAAAAGAGAAGTATTTTCTCAAGGGGTAAACAATCCCTGGGCAGAGCACTCAATCGAGCTGCTAAATTTGGCGGCCTTCAAGATCAAGCCCCCAAATCTGGTTCTGTTGTAGCTGTTGGTAACGGGAGTTGTTCTAATGCTTCTGCAGATGAAGGGATCGCCATGCAAACGTTAAAGGAATCTCTGCATCTGGAAAAGCTCCCTGAAACTTCTGAACCATCGATGCTTCTCTCCGAGAAGACACGAAGCGTCCTTTATGCCTCACTACCCGTAATTGTTCAGGGGCGGAAATGGATATTATTGTACAGGTCCGATATCTGTGAACTTGTATTTGATATGCATCTTGTTTTGGTTtcatttatcagttcatttcGCTTCAATTACTTTATGCTATTAACTTTTAGTACATGGAGGCATGGCATATCTCTTTCAACACTATACAGGAGAAGTATGCTTTGGCCGGGCATCAGTCTGCTGGTAATATTTCATACAAACGACTTTTCAAAGTTCTATGTTGCAGGAAAATTATGAAATGTAAACAAACTTTATATGGAATGAGGTGATATTTGGATATGCATGGGGCTTGTACATGTGTTTATGTTTCTCATTGATAATTTTAGGTTGTTGGGGATCGAAATGGAGCAGTATTTGGTGGCTTGGTTGAGGCGCCTTTGAGATCAATAAATAAGCGAAAGTATCAGGTAGTTCCGAATCTTTTAGCTCTCAGTTATAAACAAAACGAAGTTATTTAATCACTTTCACCAAATTGAGTGCTGAATTTGTAATAGGGAACAAATGATTCATTTGTTTTCACTGATACCTCTGGGCAACCTCTCATATTTCGTCCAACAGGTATCAATTCCTCCATAGTGTCTCTGATATTTAGTGTATGGATGATCCCTTTTTATTTAACAGACTATTTTTGAGCAGTTGGAACAAAAATGTTTTGGTTGGAGATTCTTATATGAGGTGCTGGTATGATTTGGACCATATCATTGAACGTTGGTTATGATTTGTCTTAATATGATCATTTTATATCACTTGCTCTTTGGAGAGGGGAAAAA encodes:
- the LOC142546504 gene encoding uncharacterized protein LOC142546504; its protein translation is MGRQQEQEQEDTMKKQSKSLKTKAAHFVSDLTTVLLNPISDKPSKPRPPPPPPHDDADDSEHSQSELEGYVESVDAPDTSSFTAFLYSLLASSESQDTSALREKSTSQDDELKTPSEPMRENFKKRSIFSRGKQSLGRALNRAAKFGGLQDQAPKSGSVVAVGNGSCSNASADEGIAMQTLKESLHLEKLPETSEPSMLLSEKTRSVLYASLPVIVQGRKWILLYSTWRHGISLSTLYRRSMLWPGISLLVVGDRNGAVFGGLVEAPLRSINKRKYQGTNDSFVFTDTSGQPLIFRPTGINRYFTLCNTEYLALGGGSHFALYLDGDLLNGSSSSSETYGNPCLSRSQDFEVKEIELWGFVYASKYEELIALSRTESQGICHW